From the genome of Spongiibacter sp. IMCC21906, one region includes:
- a CDS encoding restriction endonuclease — protein sequence MKGLGRRLRNGAMFIEADEARIKIITDDKVDLIQYSDLKYSDWGYIYEKYIAQSLTDDGYRVIEHGLAKGFNDGGIDLIAEDAERRVYIQCKYLKLSKISRKNIEIILYTASNYLSKVYEGKRLDFWLVVPSLKDAFSTKKTKSGKETYPVMEYFLAHNNIQSKVRLSIKEIGMDC from the coding sequence ATGAAAGGGCTGGGCCGTCGGTTACGTAATGGAGCTATGTTTATTGAAGCTGATGAAGCTCGAATAAAAATAATTACTGACGATAAGGTTGATCTGATCCAATACTCGGATCTGAAATATTCAGATTGGGGATATATTTACGAGAAGTATATTGCTCAGTCTCTTACTGATGATGGGTACCGTGTTATAGAACATGGATTAGCCAAAGGGTTTAACGATGGTGGGATTGATCTGATAGCGGAAGACGCGGAAAGACGGGTTTATATCCAGTGTAAATATTTAAAATTATCGAAAATATCTCGTAAAAATATAGAAATTATTTTATACACAGCATCGAATTATCTTTCTAAAGTTTATGAAGGAAAACGGCTAGATTTTTGGCTGGTTGTGCCATCACTTAAAGACGCTTTTTCCACCAAAAAAACCAAGTCTGGTAAAGAAACTTATCCAGTGATGGAATACTTTCTCGCACATAACAATATTCAGTCGAAAGTTCGTCTCTCTATTAAAGAGATAGGAATGGATTGTTAA
- a CDS encoding recombinase family protein has translation MIIGYARVSTTEQNTSLQADALTSSGAERIYQEALSGASRERPELTKCLDALRQGDTLMVWRLDRLGRSLKDLVSIISELEERGIGFRSITEAIDTTTAGGKLVFHIFGSLAEFERSLIQERTKAGLNAARARGRKGGRPKALSEDQVKKARAMLTDPAMTKTEVAKHFSVTRATLNSALS, from the coding sequence ATGATTATCGGATATGCCAGAGTCTCTACAACTGAGCAGAACACCAGCCTTCAGGCTGATGCCTTGACCTCATCCGGTGCCGAAAGAATTTACCAAGAGGCATTATCCGGGGCATCGAGAGAGCGACCGGAGCTAACAAAATGCCTGGACGCTCTCCGACAAGGTGACACCTTGATGGTCTGGCGCTTAGATCGGCTAGGCCGAAGCCTGAAAGACCTGGTAAGCATCATCTCTGAGCTTGAAGAGAGGGGTATCGGATTTCGCTCGATAACCGAGGCCATCGACACAACGACAGCCGGTGGAAAGCTGGTATTCCATATATTCGGTTCCTTAGCTGAATTTGAGCGATCACTAATTCAAGAACGTACCAAAGCAGGCCTTAATGCAGCACGCGCTAGGGGCCGGAAAGGAGGAAGGCCGAAAGCCTTGTCAGAGGATCAGGTGAAAAAGGCGCGGGCCATGCTTACCGATCCAGCCATGACAAAAACAGAGGTCGCAAAGCACTTTAGCGTGACCAGGGCTACACTCAATTCTGCCCTCTCTTAA
- a CDS encoding helix-turn-helix domain-containing protein: MVTAAEKKKRDAVEAVKINEKKWGKTLMEAGWTAFPSILVEKQHALGLDALDINILLYLSTYWWESENKPYPAKKTIAQAIGVDPRTVQRRIAALEHAGLLRREYRPDKEKGNKTNKYHFDGLISEAEPYAEEKLASIKDRKEKEEDRLRRKRPIKLKGIDGGLNK; the protein is encoded by the coding sequence ATGGTTACAGCAGCGGAAAAGAAAAAGAGGGATGCCGTAGAAGCGGTCAAAATTAATGAAAAAAAATGGGGGAAGACTCTGATGGAAGCCGGGTGGACGGCGTTTCCTAGTATTTTAGTAGAGAAGCAGCATGCGTTAGGGTTGGACGCTTTAGATATCAACATTCTCCTATATCTGTCCACTTATTGGTGGGAATCGGAGAACAAGCCTTATCCAGCAAAGAAGACCATTGCTCAAGCCATTGGAGTTGACCCTCGAACCGTGCAGCGCAGGATAGCAGCACTAGAGCACGCAGGACTTTTACGCCGAGAGTACCGTCCGGATAAGGAAAAAGGCAACAAAACAAATAAGTACCATTTTGACGGTTTGATCTCTGAGGCAGAGCCTTATGCAGAAGAAAAGCTTGCCTCTATTAAAGATCGGAAGGAAAAAGAGGAAGATCGTCTGCGTAGGAAAAGGCCGATAAAGCTCAAGGGCATTGATGGTGGTTTGAATAAATAG
- a CDS encoding AAA family ATPase, protein MIVLIGSQKGGCGKSTTAVNICAELAKNGHDVVLVDADRQCTAANWALDRTANEALPTVHCVQKYENIRDTLQDLDKRYGYVVVDAAGRDSRELRTGMTAAHCLIVPFRPSQPDLDTLPNLQEIITQAKDLNPDLTVYGLITMAPTNPVVHEADEAREYLKDYPEINLLNTIIRDRKVYRDAMSEGMGVVEMGNPKATEEIQALMQEVF, encoded by the coding sequence ATGATCGTACTTATCGGAAGTCAAAAAGGCGGGTGCGGAAAATCGACAACAGCCGTCAATATCTGCGCGGAGCTGGCTAAAAATGGCCACGATGTCGTGCTAGTTGATGCCGATCGGCAATGCACAGCAGCAAATTGGGCGCTAGACCGAACAGCCAATGAAGCCCTTCCTACCGTCCATTGTGTCCAAAAATACGAGAATATTAGGGACACCCTTCAAGACTTAGACAAGCGGTACGGCTATGTCGTGGTTGATGCTGCCGGTAGAGATAGCCGTGAACTGCGAACAGGTATGACTGCCGCTCACTGCCTGATCGTTCCGTTCCGCCCGTCTCAACCTGATCTAGACACCCTTCCCAATCTCCAGGAAATCATTACTCAAGCCAAAGATCTTAATCCAGACCTGACGGTATACGGCCTGATCACTATGGCCCCAACAAACCCCGTGGTTCACGAAGCCGACGAAGCCAGGGAATACCTGAAAGACTATCCAGAAATAAACCTGCTCAACACCATTATTCGGGACCGGAAGGTGTACCGCGATGCGATGAGTGAAGGCATGGGGGTCGTGGAAATGGGCAACCCCAAAGCAACTGAAGAAATCCAGGCACTGATGCAGGAGGTATTTTGA